From the genome of Segatella hominis, one region includes:
- the kdsA gene encoding 3-deoxy-8-phosphooctulonate synthase encodes MATTFIAGPCVIESMELLETVAQELVRINQELGTDIIFKSSFDKANRTSIHSFRGPGIEKGLQMLGDIKEKYGLRVLTDIHESYQAEAAGEVCDVLQIPAFLCRQTDLLVAAAKTGKIVNIKKAQFLSGRDMRYPVEKALDSGAKEVWLTERGNCFGYNNLVVDFRNIPDMKEIVPNVIMDCTHSVQRPSAGDGKTVGDRKFVPAMAKAAKAFGATGYFFEVHPDPDHGKSDAANMLELDKLEALIADLLA; translated from the coding sequence ATGGCAACAACATTTATAGCAGGTCCATGCGTCATTGAATCCATGGAGTTACTGGAAACAGTAGCCCAGGAGTTGGTACGCATCAACCAGGAGTTGGGAACAGACATCATATTTAAGTCATCATTTGACAAGGCCAACCGCACATCTATCCACTCTTTCCGTGGACCAGGCATAGAAAAAGGCTTGCAGATGCTCGGGGACATCAAGGAGAAATACGGCTTACGCGTACTCACGGATATTCACGAGAGCTATCAGGCAGAAGCTGCAGGTGAGGTATGCGATGTACTTCAGATTCCAGCTTTCCTCTGCCGTCAGACCGACCTTTTAGTAGCAGCAGCAAAGACCGGTAAAATTGTTAACATCAAGAAGGCTCAATTCTTGAGCGGAAGAGATATGCGCTATCCTGTAGAGAAAGCTCTGGATAGTGGTGCCAAGGAAGTATGGCTTACAGAACGCGGCAACTGTTTCGGATACAATAATCTTGTAGTTGATTTCCGTAACATTCCAGATATGAAGGAGATTGTACCTAATGTCATCATGGACTGTACCCATAGCGTACAACGCCCAAGTGCAGGTGACGGAAAAACCGTTGGAGACCGTAAGTTCGTACCAGCCATGGCTAAAGCAGCTAAAGCATTCGGTGCTACAGGCTATTTCTTTGAAGTACACCCTGACCCAGACCATGGAAAAAGCGATGCCGCTAACATGTTGGAACTGGACAAGCTTGAAGCATTAATCGCAGACCTATTGGCTTAG
- a CDS encoding KpsF/GutQ family sugar-phosphate isomerase, which yields MTEKNNHIEDKTVRAYGEQALREEAQAILDQIPFLDENFEKAVDMMYNCQGKIIVTGVGKSGHVGAKIAATLASTGTPAFYINPLDVYHGDLGVMTDKDVVLALSNSGQTDELLRFIPMVLHMNIPIISITGNPKSLLAKYSNFHITVKVKKEACPLNLAPTSSTTAALAMGDALAIALMQVRHFQPRDFAQFHPGGELGKRLLTTAEDVMRSDDLPIIPKEMHLGEAIIHVSKGKLGLGISLDEDKKVIGLITDGDIRRAMEKWQAEFFNKTVSDIMTTTPKMVNPNTKISEIQRIMHKYKVHTVLVVDQENHLMGIVDHYACMV from the coding sequence ATGACAGAAAAGAACAACCATATAGAGGACAAAACCGTCCGTGCCTATGGTGAACAGGCACTTCGAGAAGAGGCACAGGCCATTCTTGACCAAATCCCTTTCCTGGACGAGAACTTCGAAAAAGCAGTTGACATGATGTACAACTGCCAGGGAAAAATCATCGTAACCGGTGTAGGCAAAAGTGGACATGTAGGAGCTAAAATAGCAGCTACACTTGCATCAACCGGAACACCAGCTTTCTATATCAACCCACTCGATGTATATCATGGCGATTTGGGTGTCATGACAGATAAGGATGTGGTATTAGCTTTGAGTAATAGCGGTCAGACAGACGAATTGCTCCGATTCATTCCTATGGTTCTTCACATGAACATCCCGATCATTTCCATAACAGGTAATCCGAAATCACTGTTGGCAAAATACTCCAACTTTCATATCACAGTAAAGGTAAAGAAGGAAGCGTGCCCATTAAACCTCGCTCCAACAAGCAGCACAACAGCAGCTCTTGCCATGGGTGATGCCTTGGCTATTGCGCTGATGCAGGTGCGCCATTTCCAACCTCGTGATTTTGCGCAATTCCATCCAGGCGGTGAGTTAGGAAAACGATTGCTGACAACAGCAGAGGATGTCATGCGAAGCGACGATTTGCCTATTATTCCTAAGGAAATGCATCTCGGTGAAGCTATCATCCATGTAAGTAAGGGCAAATTAGGATTAGGAATATCGCTCGATGAGGACAAGAAGGTCATCGGATTGATTACCGATGGTGACATCCGTCGTGCGATGGAAAAATGGCAGGCAGAATTCTTCAACAAGACTGTGAGCGACATCATGACAACTACTCCGAAGATGGTAAATCCAAACACCAAAATCTCCGAGATACAACGCATCATGCACAAGTACAAGGTTCATACTGTACTCGTAGTAGATCAGGAAAACCATCTCATGGGAATCGTCGATCATTATGCTTGTATGGTATAA